A single window of Jiangella alkaliphila DNA harbors:
- a CDS encoding DUF6263 family protein, translating to MRRITGCLPLAAVLLVLAGCGDDSGGGSADDTAAPSAADSGEPASDDSGEPADEPAEEPAEEPVSDVACTDGAPEAVVSDPGDEPRALMELSPTAGDAAAVDMRMVTTTTASVDGQDSPTMPAPPMIMGMVVTVDAVTDDEITMTVEYDRVEVEGGDASMQAILDSMIGITGTVTTTRSGAFVEGKIDTASVDPTIAPTMQQFESQLANLTVPLPTEPVGIGATWDVATAVDSQGFTFCNTFSYTLTSFDGDAYELSADVAQRAEPTTIEQGGATAELIEASGTGTGTSAGRLSFPVAISGSSDTNTSIEMAVDDGSTEQTLEMEMAIEMEISPRE from the coding sequence GTGCGCCGCATCACCGGCTGTCTGCCCCTGGCCGCCGTCCTGCTCGTCCTCGCCGGGTGCGGCGACGACTCCGGCGGCGGCTCGGCGGACGACACCGCCGCGCCGTCCGCCGCCGACTCGGGCGAGCCCGCCTCCGACGACTCGGGCGAGCCCGCCGACGAGCCGGCCGAGGAGCCGGCCGAGGAGCCGGTGTCCGACGTCGCCTGCACCGACGGCGCGCCGGAGGCCGTCGTCAGCGACCCCGGCGACGAGCCGCGGGCGCTGATGGAGCTGTCGCCCACGGCCGGCGACGCCGCCGCCGTCGACATGCGCATGGTCACGACCACCACGGCCAGCGTCGACGGCCAGGACTCGCCCACCATGCCGGCGCCGCCGATGATCATGGGCATGGTGGTGACCGTCGACGCCGTCACCGACGACGAGATCACCATGACGGTGGAGTACGACCGGGTCGAGGTCGAGGGCGGCGACGCGTCGATGCAGGCCATCCTCGACTCCATGATCGGCATCACCGGCACCGTCACCACCACGCGCAGCGGCGCCTTCGTCGAGGGGAAGATCGACACCGCCAGCGTCGACCCCACGATCGCCCCGACCATGCAGCAGTTCGAGAGCCAGCTGGCCAACCTCACCGTGCCGCTGCCCACCGAGCCGGTCGGCATCGGCGCCACCTGGGACGTCGCCACGGCGGTCGACTCGCAGGGCTTCACCTTCTGCAACACCTTCAGCTACACCCTCACGTCGTTCGACGGCGACGCCTACGAGCTGAGCGCCGACGTGGCGCAGCGGGCCGAGCCCACCACCATCGAGCAGGGCGGCGCCACGGCCGAGCTGATCGAGGCGAGCGGCACGGGCACCGGCACCAGCGCGGGCCGGCTGAGCTTCCCGGTCGCCATCTCCGGCAGCAGCGACACGAACACGTCCATCGAGATGGCGGTCGACGACGGCTCCACCGAGCAGACGCTGGAGATGGAGATGGCCATCGAGATGGAGATCAGCCCGCGCGAGTGA
- a CDS encoding ThuA domain-containing protein, whose translation MARYFDPRILLTTRPSRRLAALVMALALLPFLMAGPAQAEPARTAPAPEPADTARFDVLVFSGVSNFYHDSIPAGIEAVEELGAEHDFDVTVTDDAEVFSDKGLRPFDVVIFNNTNSTPERGNLLDADQRAAFQRYVNGGGGFVGWHSATGTERDWDWYAGLVGAKFQNHPAPRPGRIEVLDGAHPSTAGLPQLWERNEEWYNWQASPNGDVHVLTEIRTTDNPQGLTGGPEHAHSWCQVYDGGRSWYTASGHHAESFDEPLFLEHILGGIEWAAGVAPGDCGATEWDSFDRVQLEDDTNLADPYSIAPLPDGRVMYIQRTGQIKLIHQDGDDATTTLAGDLQLSLPTTRTADGLTGVAIDEDFAANGWVYLLYTVPPAEPVYRLSRFTLVGDTLDMDSEEVVLEFPIWRNELLANVHMAGSMDMDADGNLFIATGDNTDPFAQNGFTPIDERAGRRAADAQGTAANTNDLRGKIIRIHPEDDGGYTIPEGNLFTGAEDGGGKTRPEIYAMGFRNPFTISYDDANDALLVADYGPDASTPNPLRGPAGLVEQNRIVEAGNYGWPYCVGPNTPFIDFDFATGVSGAAFDCASPVNDSPNNTGLTQLPPAQEPLVWYGKSGEHSALFPEISGGGAPMTGPVYDYDEDLDSDTKFPEYYDDKWFVFEYGAEWYKTISLMAEAAPSDRFTPAEPGDVQSINSFLPGLTWNSPFDAEFGPDGSLYTIDFGGGSGVGRGDHNDGSGIYRIDYVGGEDVTEPRDRCFGGYSTDVPVWFGEGSDSGVPNRDSGDGCTIMDLIEHEQPFTNHGDFVRTVEGITSGLVGDGVLSHRERASIVRAAAGSEIGKAVELDGDRQVPADKIGVVGFTVRATMPAPNTEATLAALATCGYLNMEPSGGLYGYTGAQLGALIDAAGMQAPSVGLDLGQIENDIEGVIQTAKDLGARYVRISGSAGWDAEDYSRVADVLNEQGARAKEEGITLAYHNHDFEFRFEDGVRLYDVLVRETDPNLVDMELDLYWAVDGGVDPVGLIQQYPGRFSLLHVKDRAADGSFADVGEGTIDFARIFAHSTLAGVDYYFTENDQPRPNGISSACDSRAYLETLRY comes from the coding sequence GTGGCACGGTATTTCGACCCGCGAATCCTGCTCACGACTAGGCCTTCCCGGCGACTCGCCGCGCTGGTCATGGCGTTGGCGCTGCTGCCGTTCCTGATGGCCGGACCGGCCCAGGCCGAACCGGCGCGGACGGCGCCGGCTCCGGAACCGGCCGACACGGCACGGTTCGACGTCCTGGTCTTCTCGGGCGTCTCGAACTTCTACCACGACTCGATCCCGGCCGGCATCGAGGCGGTGGAGGAACTCGGCGCGGAGCACGACTTCGACGTCACGGTCACCGACGACGCCGAGGTCTTCTCCGACAAGGGGCTCCGGCCGTTCGACGTCGTCATCTTCAACAACACGAACTCGACGCCCGAGCGGGGCAACCTGCTGGACGCCGATCAGCGGGCGGCGTTCCAGCGCTACGTCAACGGCGGCGGCGGCTTCGTCGGCTGGCACTCGGCCACCGGCACCGAGCGGGACTGGGACTGGTACGCCGGGCTGGTCGGCGCCAAGTTCCAGAACCACCCGGCACCGCGGCCCGGCCGCATCGAGGTACTCGACGGCGCCCACCCGTCCACGGCCGGGCTGCCGCAGCTGTGGGAGCGCAACGAGGAGTGGTACAACTGGCAGGCCTCGCCCAACGGTGACGTCCACGTCCTCACCGAGATCCGCACCACCGACAACCCCCAGGGCCTGACCGGGGGACCGGAGCACGCGCACTCCTGGTGCCAGGTCTACGACGGCGGGCGGTCCTGGTACACCGCCAGCGGCCACCACGCGGAGTCGTTCGACGAGCCGCTGTTCCTCGAGCACATCCTGGGCGGCATCGAATGGGCCGCCGGTGTCGCGCCGGGCGACTGCGGCGCGACGGAGTGGGACAGCTTCGACCGGGTCCAGCTCGAGGACGACACGAACCTGGCCGACCCGTACTCGATCGCGCCGCTCCCCGACGGCCGGGTCATGTACATCCAGCGCACCGGGCAGATCAAGCTGATCCACCAGGACGGTGACGACGCCACCACCACGCTGGCCGGCGACCTGCAGCTGAGCCTGCCGACCACGCGCACCGCCGACGGGCTCACCGGCGTCGCGATCGACGAGGACTTCGCCGCGAACGGCTGGGTGTACCTGCTGTACACGGTGCCGCCGGCCGAGCCGGTATATCGGCTGTCGCGGTTCACGCTCGTGGGCGACACGCTGGACATGGACAGCGAAGAGGTGGTCCTGGAGTTCCCGATCTGGCGCAACGAGCTGCTGGCGAACGTCCACATGGCCGGCTCGATGGACATGGACGCCGACGGCAACCTGTTCATCGCCACCGGTGACAACACCGACCCGTTCGCGCAGAACGGCTTCACGCCGATCGACGAGCGCGCGGGCCGGCGGGCCGCGGACGCCCAGGGGACGGCGGCGAACACGAACGACCTGCGTGGCAAGATCATCAGAATCCACCCGGAGGATGACGGCGGCTACACGATCCCCGAGGGCAACCTGTTCACCGGCGCGGAGGACGGCGGCGGGAAGACCCGCCCGGAGATCTACGCGATGGGCTTCCGCAACCCGTTCACCATCAGCTACGACGACGCCAACGACGCGCTGCTGGTGGCCGACTACGGTCCCGACGCGAGCACCCCGAATCCGCTGCGCGGCCCGGCCGGTCTGGTCGAGCAGAACCGCATCGTCGAAGCCGGCAACTACGGCTGGCCGTACTGCGTCGGCCCGAACACCCCGTTCATCGACTTCGACTTCGCCACCGGCGTGTCAGGTGCGGCGTTCGACTGCGCCAGCCCGGTCAACGACTCGCCGAACAACACCGGCCTCACGCAGTTGCCACCGGCCCAGGAGCCGCTGGTCTGGTACGGCAAGAGCGGTGAGCACTCCGCGCTGTTCCCGGAGATCTCCGGCGGCGGCGCACCGATGACCGGGCCGGTGTACGACTACGACGAGGACCTCGACTCCGACACGAAGTTCCCCGAGTACTACGACGACAAGTGGTTCGTCTTCGAGTACGGGGCGGAGTGGTACAAGACCATCAGCCTCATGGCGGAGGCGGCGCCCAGCGACCGGTTCACGCCCGCCGAGCCCGGCGACGTGCAGTCGATCAACTCGTTCCTGCCGGGCCTGACGTGGAACTCGCCGTTCGACGCCGAGTTCGGCCCGGACGGGTCGCTCTACACCATCGACTTCGGCGGCGGCTCGGGCGTCGGCCGCGGCGACCACAACGACGGCTCGGGCATCTACCGCATCGACTACGTCGGCGGCGAGGACGTGACCGAGCCCCGCGACCGTTGCTTCGGCGGCTACAGCACCGACGTCCCGGTCTGGTTCGGCGAGGGCTCGGACTCCGGCGTCCCCAACCGCGACTCCGGCGACGGCTGCACGATCATGGACCTGATCGAGCACGAGCAGCCGTTCACGAACCACGGCGACTTCGTCCGCACCGTCGAGGGCATCACGTCCGGCCTGGTCGGCGACGGCGTCCTCTCCCACCGCGAGCGGGCCTCCATCGTCCGGGCGGCGGCCGGCTCCGAGATCGGCAAGGCCGTCGAGCTCGACGGCGACCGCCAGGTGCCCGCCGACAAGATCGGTGTCGTCGGGTTCACCGTGCGGGCGACCATGCCGGCGCCCAACACCGAGGCGACGCTCGCGGCGCTGGCCACCTGCGGCTACCTGAACATGGAGCCCTCCGGCGGCCTTTACGGCTACACCGGCGCGCAGCTCGGCGCACTGATCGACGCGGCCGGAATGCAGGCGCCGTCCGTCGGCCTGGACCTGGGCCAGATCGAGAACGACATCGAAGGCGTGATCCAGACCGCGAAGGACCTGGGCGCGAGGTACGTGCGCATCTCCGGCTCGGCCGGCTGGGACGCCGAGGACTACTCCAGGGTCGCCGACGTCCTCAACGAGCAGGGTGCCCGGGCCAAGGAGGAGGGCATCACGCTCGCCTACCACAACCACGACTTCGAGTTCCGGTTCGAGGACGGGGTGCGCCTGTACGACGTGCTGGTCCGGGAGACCGACCCGAACCTCGTCGACATGGAGCTGGACCTCTACTGGGCCGTGGACGGCGGCGTCGACCCGGTCGGCCTCATCCAGCAGTACCCGGGCCGGTTCTCGCTGCTGCACGTGAAGGACCGGGCCGCCGACGGCTCGTTCGCCGACGTCGGTGAGGGCACGATCGACTTCGCCCGGATCTTCGCCCACAGCACGCTGGCCGGCGTCGACTACTACTTCACCGAGAACGACCAGCCCCGGCCGAACGGCATCTCGTCGGCCTGCGACAGCCGCGCCTACCTGGAGACCCTGCGCTACTGA
- a CDS encoding homogentisate 1,2-dioxygenase, whose protein sequence is MFYRSIGQVPPKRHTQFRRPDGGLYYEELMGEEGFSSDSSLLYHEGVPSAIVDSRIWELPDARTVANHPLKPMHLKPHDLFPGKDWKAFDVVTGRRLLLGNGDVRIAYVAAGESSPLYRNAIGDECVYVEDGEATLETMFGLLHVRKGDYAIIPRATVHRWVPTGDGPLRAYVVEANSHITPPKRYLSRFGQFLEHAPYCERDLTAPAEPFVTEGTDVDVYTKHRGHGPSGLVGSIVTYPTHPFDVVGWDGCLYPYTFNVDDFEPITGRIHQPPPVHQVFEGYNFVICNFVPRKVDYHPLAVPVPYFHSNVDSDEVMFYCGGDYEARKGSGIGQGSITLHPGGHSHGPQPAAIERALGKDYFDELAVMVDTFRPLEIGEAGQQSDDGAYAWSWSGRGPTG, encoded by the coding sequence ATGTTCTACCGCAGCATCGGTCAGGTCCCGCCGAAGCGGCACACCCAGTTCCGCCGGCCCGACGGCGGCCTCTACTACGAGGAGCTGATGGGCGAGGAGGGCTTCTCCTCCGACTCGTCGCTGCTGTACCACGAGGGCGTGCCGTCGGCGATCGTCGACTCCCGCATCTGGGAGCTGCCCGATGCGCGCACCGTCGCCAACCACCCGCTCAAGCCGATGCACCTCAAGCCGCACGACCTCTTCCCGGGCAAGGACTGGAAGGCGTTCGACGTCGTCACCGGCCGCCGGCTGCTGCTCGGCAACGGCGACGTCCGCATCGCCTACGTCGCGGCCGGCGAGTCGTCGCCGCTGTACCGCAACGCGATCGGCGACGAGTGCGTGTACGTCGAGGACGGCGAGGCGACGCTGGAGACGATGTTCGGCCTGCTGCACGTGCGCAAGGGCGACTACGCGATCATCCCGCGGGCGACGGTGCACCGCTGGGTCCCGACCGGCGACGGCCCGCTGCGCGCGTACGTCGTCGAGGCGAACTCGCACATCACGCCGCCGAAGCGGTACCTGTCGCGGTTCGGCCAGTTCCTCGAGCACGCGCCGTACTGCGAGCGCGACCTCACCGCGCCGGCCGAGCCGTTCGTCACCGAGGGTACCGACGTCGACGTGTACACGAAGCACCGCGGCCACGGCCCGTCCGGGCTGGTCGGCAGCATCGTGACCTATCCGACGCACCCGTTCGACGTGGTCGGCTGGGACGGCTGCCTGTACCCGTACACGTTCAACGTCGACGACTTCGAGCCGATCACCGGGCGCATCCACCAGCCGCCGCCGGTGCACCAGGTGTTCGAGGGCTACAACTTCGTCATCTGCAACTTCGTGCCGCGCAAGGTCGACTACCACCCGCTGGCCGTGCCGGTGCCGTACTTCCACTCCAACGTCGACTCCGACGAGGTCATGTTCTACTGCGGCGGCGACTACGAGGCGCGCAAGGGCTCCGGCATCGGGCAGGGCTCGATCACGCTGCACCCGGGCGGCCACTCGCACGGCCCGCAGCCGGCCGCGATCGAGCGGGCGCTGGGCAAGGACTACTTCGACGAGCTGGCGGTCATGGTCGACACCTTCCGGCCGCTGGAGATCGGCGAGGCCGGCCAGCAGAGCGACGACGGCGCGTACGCGTGGAGTTGGAGCGGCCGCGGCCCGACGGGTTGA